The region CCTATCACCCGGCCATGCCACCGGGGTCTACTCTTCACGCAAGTTGGCAAGAGCGTGTGAAGATGTTGTGATCTTTCGCTATCTGTCTGCTAATCAGTTCCCCGATTTTCGCACCATCAACACGTTTCGCAAGCGACATCTGGAACGCTTCGAGACGCTGTTCGTGCAGGTTTGCTGTTAGGCTATAGGGGTGGACACAACGAATCGAGAGTGTGAAAATAAGTAAATCGATTCGAGGTGTTCATGGTGACAAAGACAAATAGATACAGCACGGAATTTAAATTGAATACGGTGAAA is a window of Sulfoacidibacillus ferrooxidans DNA encoding:
- a CDS encoding transposase; the encoded protein is MIFRYLSANQFPDFRTINTFRKRHLERFETLFVQVCC